One genomic segment of Pseudomonas sp. p1(2021b) includes these proteins:
- the hisB gene encoding imidazoleglycerol-phosphate dehydratase HisB: MVERKASVERNTLETQVKASINLDGSGKARFDIGVPFLEHMLDQIARHGLIDLDIECKGDLHIDDHHTVEDVGITLGQAFAQAIGDKKGIRRYGHSYVPLDEALSRVVIDFSGRPGLQMHVPYTRASVGGFDVDLFQEFFQGFVNHALVTLHIDNLRGHNTHHQIETVFKAFGRALRMAVELDERMAGQMPSTKGCL, from the coding sequence ATGGTCGAACGTAAGGCTTCCGTCGAGCGCAATACCCTGGAAACCCAGGTAAAAGCCTCGATCAACCTCGATGGCAGTGGCAAGGCCCGATTCGATATCGGTGTGCCTTTCCTTGAACACATGCTCGACCAGATCGCCCGGCATGGGCTGATCGATCTGGACATCGAGTGCAAAGGTGACCTGCACATCGACGACCACCATACCGTCGAGGACGTCGGCATCACCCTGGGCCAGGCATTCGCCCAGGCCATCGGTGACAAGAAAGGCATCCGCCGCTACGGCCATTCCTACGTGCCGCTGGACGAAGCCCTGTCGCGCGTGGTCATCGACTTCTCCGGCCGCCCGGGTCTGCAGATGCACGTGCCTTACACCCGCGCCAGCGTGGGTGGCTTCGATGTCGACCTGTTCCAGGAGTTCTTCCAGGGCTTCGTCAACCACGCCCTGGTGACCCTGCACATCGACAACCTGCGTGGCCACAACACCCACCACCAGATCGAAACCGTCTTCAAGGCCTTCGGCCGCGCCCTGCGCATGGCTGTCGAGCTGGACGAGCGCATGGCCGGGCAGATGCCTTC